Below is a genomic region from Campylobacter geochelonis.
TAGCTCCAAGCAAGACAACAAATTCGCCATTTTTTATATTTAAATTTATATTTTTTAGCACCTTAGTTTTAGCATAAAATTTCTCTAAATTTACCACTTCTATCATAGTCCAAACCTCTTTGCTATGCGTTTTTCAAACCATAAAAATACTAAATTTATAGCATATCCTACAGCGCCAATTGTGATTATCACGGCGATAACGATATCTGTTCTTAACTGGTTTCTTGCATCGATTATCATATATCCTAGCCCTGTTTGAGCCCCTGCCATCTCGCCTACAACGAGGTTTATCCAAGCAAGTGAAGCTACAAGCTTAAGCCCAGAAGCGATATCAAAAAAACTCGATGGATAAATCACACCTTTTAACACCTGCCACCTGCTAGCGCCAAAATTTCGCGCCATCATAATCAAATCTTTACTAACATCATTAATGGCTTTTATAGTGATAAGCATTATCGGGAAAAACACAGCATAAGCTATGATAAATATGCTAGGTTTGTTTCCAAGACCAAAAATTATCACAACTATCGGCATCCACGCAATCGGAGAAATCGGGCGAAGCAAGTTTATAAGCGGATCAAACGCCTTTAAAATAGTATGATTTAGTCCAAGCAAAAACCCACTTGTAACTCCCAAAACAACGCCGATAACAAGCCCTAAAGCGTAACGATAAAGCGAGTTAAGAAAGCCTAAAGCAAGTTTTCCGTTGCTTAAAATTTCTAAAAACGCGAGTATAGCGTCATTTGGCGATGGGATTAGTGAGTTTGTTAGCAGCGAACCTACAAACCACACAGCCCCAAATAAAGCTAAAACTAAAATTTGATAAACCCTGCTCATAACACCACCAAATATTCATCGATATCTAAATTTGCTAAGTTTTTTGAGCCTAAATTTTTCTCTATCAAAAAGTTTTTTAACTCTTCTAAACTCTCTTTTGAAAGGCTTAAATCATCATAAGTTGCTATATTTTGCTCTAAGACTTGTTTTATCACACTTGTTTTTTGACCTAGAACTTTGTTTGCTAAAACGCTAGCTAAACTCTCATCTTCTATTATCAGTTTTGAAGCCTGTTTAAATCCGTTTACAAGCTCTTTTCCAACTGATGAGAGCGCAAGAGATGAGTTTAAATTTAGAGTGCAGCATATGTGATTTGGTAAAATTTCACGCGAATACGCCAAAACTTTTGCTCCACCTAAATTTAGCCCCAACTGCCCAAAAGGCTCAGCTACGATAAAACCATCTATCACGCCTGTTTTTAATGCACTTGGCATCTCAGGTGGCGCCATGTCGATTAAATTTAGCTTTAATTTGTGTTTTTTAGCAAGTTTATCAAGCAAAAAATAGTGCGAACTAAAACGCGATGGAATGGCTACTTTTTTACCATCTAGCGCGTTAATATCGGCAATTTTTTCATTTACTATAACAGCAGAACCGTTTTTGTGAGCCGATAAAACCACTTTTATATCCGCACCCATAGACTTTAGCGCAAGTCCAAGAGGCGCTAGTAAAAAAGCTCCATCAACCGCACCTGCACGAAGCGCTTCAGCGATATCTGCCCAACTAGAAAATTTAACTCCAACGATAGTAAAACTCGAACCAACAAAGCTCTCTTTTGCTATCATCATCAAATGATCAGTTACTGGCAAATATCCTATCTTTATCCCTATTTTTGGTACTTGTGCTAAAGAATTTGTAGTTGCTATAAAACTAAAAGCACTTAAAATTCCTATAAATTTGCGCCTATTCACGCACTAGCTTTGTGCGTGCGGCTTTGCCACGATCTTACACAACCTCCGCCATTTTCAGCATCGTTAATCTCTTTTATAAGATGTTTTACACTTGGTGTTACGATTAAAACGAAGTTTCCTTCTCGTTGTAAGCGCGATGCTTTCGCATCTTTTAAATATCCTTTTGTGCCACTGTGAAGAACTGCTGCGTTAGTTGCTTTTTGCACTAAAAACGAGCCTGCTAAGCGGACTTTAAGCACTTCAAGAGGCGAAACCTCATCGATATTGTTTGCTAAATTTGCTATAGTGCTAAAAGCATTATCAAGCTCTTTTTGTAAACTATCAGCGTTATCTGGCAAGTATGAGTTAATGTGAGCGTGAGATTTACCACTAGCTTTTATCACATCTATGCTTGAGTTTATAATGCCCGCTGCTATGCCTGTTTGAAGAAGCACAAAACCAGGAGTTATACGCAAAAGATAGCTGTAAATATCAGTTGTTAAAAGCTCATCATCACTTAAAAAATACTCTCTAACGACCACACTTTTTGTTGCAGAGCCTTCAAGAGTGGCGTATTTTATCTCACTTGCTAGTTTTACTCGCTCATCACAGTGAATCAGCCCCATGATTGGCTCATTTTGCTCATC
It encodes:
- a CDS encoding ABC transporter substrate-binding protein, producing the protein MNRRKFIGILSAFSFIATTNSLAQVPKIGIKIGYLPVTDHLMMIAKESFVGSSFTIVGVKFSSWADIAEALRAGAVDGAFLLAPLGLALKSMGADIKVVLSAHKNGSAVIVNEKIADINALDGKKVAIPSRFSSHYFLLDKLAKKHKLKLNLIDMAPPEMPSALKTGVIDGFIVAEPFGQLGLNLGGAKVLAYSREILPNHICCTLNLNSSLALSSVGKELVNGFKQASKLIIEDESLASVLANKVLGQKTSVIKQVLEQNIATYDDLSLSKESLEELKNFLIEKNLGSKNLANLDIDEYLVVL
- a CDS encoding acyl-CoA dehydrogenase family protein encodes the protein MTLEKLSKLAPRIDNEGIYAKDIIKELADDGFFKLMCRDDLLKAIENIAKVSRECGTTGFCVWCQFALAWYVLNSDNQTLKTNYLSKITNGEILGGTALSNPIKAFASIEKVKLKARRVKGGYIINGTLPWVSNIEFGHVFAAIALDEQNEPIMGLIHCDERVKLASEIKYATLEGSATKSVVVREYFLSDDELLTTDIYSYLLRITPGFVLLQTGIAAGIINSSIDVIKASGKSHAHINSYLPDNADSLQKELDNAFSTIANLANNIDEVSPLEVLKVRLAGSFLVQKATNAAVLHSGTKGYLKDAKASRLQREGNFVLIVTPSVKHLIKEINDAENGGGCVRSWQSRTHKASA
- a CDS encoding ABC transporter permease, with translation MSRVYQILVLALFGAVWFVGSLLTNSLIPSPNDAILAFLEILSNGKLALGFLNSLYRYALGLVIGVVLGVTSGFLLGLNHTILKAFDPLINLLRPISPIAWMPIVVIIFGLGNKPSIFIIAYAVFFPIMLITIKAINDVSKDLIMMARNFGASRWQVLKGVIYPSSFFDIASGLKLVASLAWINLVVGEMAGAQTGLGYMIIDARNQLRTDIVIAVIITIGAVGYAINLVFLWFEKRIAKRFGL